The Rhinolophus ferrumequinum isolate MPI-CBG mRhiFer1 chromosome 6, mRhiFer1_v1.p, whole genome shotgun sequence genome has a window encoding:
- the ZBTB25 gene encoding zinc finger and BTB domain-containing protein 25 isoform X1, translating to MDTASHSLVLLQQLNMQREFGFLCDCTVAIGDVYFKAHRAVLAAFSNYFKMIFIHQTSECIKIQPSDIQPDIFSYLLHIMYTGKGPKQIVDHSRLEEGIRFLHADYLSHIATEMNQVFSPETVQSSNLYGIQISTTQKTAVKQGLEVKEAPSSNSGNRAAVQGDHPQLQLSLAIGLDDGTADQQRARPATQALEEHQKPPVSIKQERCDPESVISKSYASPSSEVTGPTFTESSIKIHLCHYCGERFDSRSNLRQHLHTHVSGSLPFGVPASILESNDLGEVHPLNENSEALECRRLSSFIVKENEQQPDHSNRGTTEPLQISQVSLISKDTEPVELNCNFSFSRKRKISCTICGHKFLRKSQLLEHMYTHKGKSYRYNRCQRFGNALAQRFQPYCDSWSDAPLKSSRLFQEQLDSSCALESELTQENVDTIVVE from the exons ATGGACACAGCTAGCCATAGTCTTGTCCTTCTGCAGCAGCTGAACATGCAACGAGAATTTGGTTTTCTGTGTGATTGCACAGTTGCTATTGGAGATGTTTACTTCAAAGCCCACAGAGCAGTGCTTGCTGCTTTTTCGAACTATTTCAAGATgatatttattcatcaaacaaG tgagtGCATAAAAATACAACCAAGTGACATCCAACCTGACATATTCAGCTATTTGTTACACATTATGTACACAGGAAAAGGGCCAAAACAGATTGTGGATCATAGTCGTTTGGAGGAAGGGATTCGATTTCTTCATGCTGACTACCTTTCTCACATTGCAACTGAAATGAATCAAGTGTTCTCACCAGAGACTGTGCAGTCCTCAAATTTGTATGGCATTCAGATCTCAACAACCCAAAAAACAGCTGTTAAACAAGGGCTGGAGGTCAAAGAAGCTCCTTCCAGTAACAGTGGAAACAGAGCTGCCGTCCAGGGTGATCACCCCCAGTTGCAGCTTTCTCTTGCTATTGGGCTGGATGATGGCACTGCTGACCAGCAGAGGGCCCGTCCTGCCACGCAGGCCTTGGAGGAACACCAGAAGCCTCCAGTGTCCATCAAACAGGAGAGATGTGACCCAGAATCTGTGATCTCCAAGAGCTACGCCTCACCCTCATCAGAGGTAACAGGCCCCACTTTCACCGAAAGCAGTATCAAAATACACTTATGCCACTACTGTGGAGAACGTTTTGATTCCCGTAGTAACCTAAGACAACATCTCCATACCCATGTGTCTGGATCCCTCCCATTTGGTGTTCCTGCTTCCATTCTGGAAAGTAATGACCTTGGTGAAGTGCATCCACTTAATGAAAATAGCGAGGCTCTTGAATGCCGCAGGCTCAGCTCCTTCATTGTCAAGGAGAATGAGCAGCAGCCTGACCACTCAAATCGGGGTACCACAGAACCTTTGCAGATCAGTCAAGTGTCTTTGATCTCCAAAGACACAGAGCCAGTAGAATTaaactgtaatttttctttttcaaggaaaagaaaaatcagctgTACCATCTGTGGTCATAAATTTCTCCGAAAGAGCCAATTGCTggaacacatgtacacacacaaaggTAAATCTTACAGATATAACCGATGCCAAAGGTTTGGTAATGCATTAGCCCAGAGATTTCAGCCGTATTGTGACAGCTGGTCTGATGCCCCCCTGAAAAGTTCTCGCTTGTTCCAAGAACAGTTAGACTCATCTTGTGCTTTAGAGTCAGAGCTCACACAAGAAAATGTGGATACTATCGTAGTTGAATAG
- the ZBTB25 gene encoding zinc finger and BTB domain-containing protein 25 isoform X3: MDTASHSLVLLQQLNMQREFGFLCDCTVAIGDVYFKAHRAVLAAFSNYFKMIFIHQTSECIKIQPSDIQPDIFSYLLHIMYTGKGPKQIVDHSRLEEGIRFLHADYLSHIATEMNQVFSPETVQSSNLYGIQISTTQKTAVKQGLEVKEAPSSNSGNRAAVQGDHPQLQLSLAIGLDDGTADQQRARPATQALEEHQKPPVSIKQERCDPESVISKSYASPSSEVTGPTFTESSIKIHLCHYCGERFDSRSNLRQHLHTHVSGSLPFGVPASILESNDLGEVHPLNENSEALECRRLSSFIVKENEQQPDHSNRGTTEPLQISQVSLISKDTEPVELNCNFSFSRKRKISCTICGHKFLRKSQLLEHMYTHKAVSAKCLPSVETR, encoded by the exons ATGGACACAGCTAGCCATAGTCTTGTCCTTCTGCAGCAGCTGAACATGCAACGAGAATTTGGTTTTCTGTGTGATTGCACAGTTGCTATTGGAGATGTTTACTTCAAAGCCCACAGAGCAGTGCTTGCTGCTTTTTCGAACTATTTCAAGATgatatttattcatcaaacaaG tgagtGCATAAAAATACAACCAAGTGACATCCAACCTGACATATTCAGCTATTTGTTACACATTATGTACACAGGAAAAGGGCCAAAACAGATTGTGGATCATAGTCGTTTGGAGGAAGGGATTCGATTTCTTCATGCTGACTACCTTTCTCACATTGCAACTGAAATGAATCAAGTGTTCTCACCAGAGACTGTGCAGTCCTCAAATTTGTATGGCATTCAGATCTCAACAACCCAAAAAACAGCTGTTAAACAAGGGCTGGAGGTCAAAGAAGCTCCTTCCAGTAACAGTGGAAACAGAGCTGCCGTCCAGGGTGATCACCCCCAGTTGCAGCTTTCTCTTGCTATTGGGCTGGATGATGGCACTGCTGACCAGCAGAGGGCCCGTCCTGCCACGCAGGCCTTGGAGGAACACCAGAAGCCTCCAGTGTCCATCAAACAGGAGAGATGTGACCCAGAATCTGTGATCTCCAAGAGCTACGCCTCACCCTCATCAGAGGTAACAGGCCCCACTTTCACCGAAAGCAGTATCAAAATACACTTATGCCACTACTGTGGAGAACGTTTTGATTCCCGTAGTAACCTAAGACAACATCTCCATACCCATGTGTCTGGATCCCTCCCATTTGGTGTTCCTGCTTCCATTCTGGAAAGTAATGACCTTGGTGAAGTGCATCCACTTAATGAAAATAGCGAGGCTCTTGAATGCCGCAGGCTCAGCTCCTTCATTGTCAAGGAGAATGAGCAGCAGCCTGACCACTCAAATCGGGGTACCACAGAACCTTTGCAGATCAGTCAAGTGTCTTTGATCTCCAAAGACACAGAGCCAGTAGAATTaaactgtaatttttctttttcaaggaaaagaaaaatcagctgTACCATCTGTGGTCATAAATTTCTCCGAAAGAGCCAATTGCTggaacacatgtacacacacaaag CAGTGTCTGCCAAATGTCTTCCTAGTGTTGAG acaagatga
- the ZBTB25 gene encoding zinc finger and BTB domain-containing protein 25 isoform X2 translates to MDTASHSLVLLQQLNMQREFGFLCDCTVAIGDVYFKAHRAVLAAFSNYFKMIFIHQTSECIKIQPSDIQPDIFSYLLHIMYTGKGPKQIVDHSRLEEGIRFLHADYLSHIATEMNQVFSPETVQSSNLYGIQISTTQKTAVKQGLEVKEAPSSNSGNRAAVQGDHPQLQLSLAIGLDDGTADQQRARPATQALEEHQKPPVSIKQERCDPESVISKSYASPSSEVTGPTFTESSIKIHLCHYCGERFDSRSNLRQHLHTHVSGSLPFGVPASILESNDLGEVHPLNENSEALECRRLSSFIVKENEQQPDHSNRGTTEPLQISQVSLISKDTEPVELNCNFSFSRKRKISCTICGHKFLRKSQLLEHMYTHKAVSAKCLPSVEVSSLCAR, encoded by the exons ATGGACACAGCTAGCCATAGTCTTGTCCTTCTGCAGCAGCTGAACATGCAACGAGAATTTGGTTTTCTGTGTGATTGCACAGTTGCTATTGGAGATGTTTACTTCAAAGCCCACAGAGCAGTGCTTGCTGCTTTTTCGAACTATTTCAAGATgatatttattcatcaaacaaG tgagtGCATAAAAATACAACCAAGTGACATCCAACCTGACATATTCAGCTATTTGTTACACATTATGTACACAGGAAAAGGGCCAAAACAGATTGTGGATCATAGTCGTTTGGAGGAAGGGATTCGATTTCTTCATGCTGACTACCTTTCTCACATTGCAACTGAAATGAATCAAGTGTTCTCACCAGAGACTGTGCAGTCCTCAAATTTGTATGGCATTCAGATCTCAACAACCCAAAAAACAGCTGTTAAACAAGGGCTGGAGGTCAAAGAAGCTCCTTCCAGTAACAGTGGAAACAGAGCTGCCGTCCAGGGTGATCACCCCCAGTTGCAGCTTTCTCTTGCTATTGGGCTGGATGATGGCACTGCTGACCAGCAGAGGGCCCGTCCTGCCACGCAGGCCTTGGAGGAACACCAGAAGCCTCCAGTGTCCATCAAACAGGAGAGATGTGACCCAGAATCTGTGATCTCCAAGAGCTACGCCTCACCCTCATCAGAGGTAACAGGCCCCACTTTCACCGAAAGCAGTATCAAAATACACTTATGCCACTACTGTGGAGAACGTTTTGATTCCCGTAGTAACCTAAGACAACATCTCCATACCCATGTGTCTGGATCCCTCCCATTTGGTGTTCCTGCTTCCATTCTGGAAAGTAATGACCTTGGTGAAGTGCATCCACTTAATGAAAATAGCGAGGCTCTTGAATGCCGCAGGCTCAGCTCCTTCATTGTCAAGGAGAATGAGCAGCAGCCTGACCACTCAAATCGGGGTACCACAGAACCTTTGCAGATCAGTCAAGTGTCTTTGATCTCCAAAGACACAGAGCCAGTAGAATTaaactgtaatttttctttttcaaggaaaagaaaaatcagctgTACCATCTGTGGTCATAAATTTCTCCGAAAGAGCCAATTGCTggaacacatgtacacacacaaag CAGTGTCTGCCAAATGTCTTCCTAGTGTTGAGGTAAGTAGTCTCTGTGCCAGGTAA
- the AKAP5 gene encoding A-kinase anchor protein 5, translating into METTVSEIQVESKDERGSAKVSPQDERQEEKASMLCFKRRKKSAKAVNPTAGSEAADVARTRSPEAGTSDQPPPPGGAWASIKHLVTRRKRSDSSKQQKPSEAKVQPEINAEDVDLSKKRAKSRLKIPCIKFSKREKRRNHSKIIEDADCSIRVHGDAESLDTKPVTQSGDQATKTKSIQDVSGGVSQKGGDEVCESNVSNGVTSPGEVIAVELQLDPEHSAIQTGTLILEKEIEKIEEKQSVQPQQASPLETSETEHQLPLVSDSAPSPAIPDQQIVDEARNNVLESEPNWKDHESGEIVAEESKPEDTELSQESDFKETEISAEKPKPEESKRMEPIAIIITDTEISEFDVKKSKNVPKQFLISTENEQGGVFANDSGFEGRTSEQYETLLIETASSLVKNAIQLSIEQLVNEMASDDNKQSSTVT; encoded by the coding sequence atggagaccaCAGTGTCTGAAATTCAAGTAGAAAGCAAAGATGAGAGGGGATCAGCAAAAGTTAGTCCTCAGGatgagaggcaggaggaaaaagcATCGATGCTTTGCttcaagagaagaaagaaatcagcCAAAGCAGTGAACCCCACAGCTGGCTCTGAGGCTGCTGATGTGGCAAGGACACGTTCCCCAGAAGCAGGAACCTCTGATCAGCCACCGCCCCCCGGGGGGGCCTGGGCCTCCATCAAACATCTTGTAACACGCAGGAAAAGGTCAGATTCTTCAAAGCAGCAAAAGCCCTCTGAGGCTAAAGTGCAACCTGAAATCAATGCTGAGGATGTTGATCTTTCTAAAAAAAGGGCAAAATCCAGACTTAAGATTCCCTGCATAAAATTctcaaagagggagaaaagaaggaatcaTTCCAAAATTATAGAAGATGCAGACTGTAGCATCAGAGTTCATGGAGACGCTGAAAGTTTGGATACAAAACCTGTGACCCAATCAGGTGACCAGGCAACAAAGACCAAGTCGATCCAGGATGTAAGTGGAGGTGTCTCACAGAAAGGGGGTGATGAGGTCTGTGAATCAAATGTGAGCAACGGCGTCACTTCTCCTGGAGAAGTGATTGCAGTAGAACTTCAGTTAGATCCAGAGCATTCTGCTATTCAAACAGGAACTCTAATCCTTGAAAAGGAGATTGAAAAGATTGAGGAAAAACAAAGTGTCCAACCCCAGCAAGCAAGCCCACTTGAAACTTCAGAAACAGAACATCAGCTACCACTGGTTTCTGATTCTGCCCCCTCACCTGCAATTCCAGATCAACAAATTGTGGACGAAGCCAGAAACAATGTCCTAGAAAGTGAACCAAATTGGAAAGACCATGAAAGTGGAGAGATTGTAGCTGAAGAGAGTAAACCAGAAGATACTGAATTGAGCCAGGAATCAGATTTTAAAGAAACGGAGATCAGTGCAGAGAAACCCAAAccagaagaaagcaaaagaatggagccaattgctattattattacggACACTGAAATCAGTGAATTTGATGTTAAGAAATCTAAAAATGTCCCTAAGCAATTCTTAATTTCAACTGAAAATGAGCAAGGAGGGGTTTTTGCTAATGACAGTGGTTTTGAGGGTAGAACTTCAGAACAATATGAAACACTCTTAATAGAAACAGCTTCTTCTCTTGTCAAGAATGCTATCCAGTTGTCTATAGAACAGCTGGTTAATGAAATGGCCTCTGATGATAATAAACAATCTTCTACAGTGACTTAA